One window of the Flavobacteriaceae bacterium YJPT1-3 genome contains the following:
- a CDS encoding MlaD family protein: protein MKLTREVKTAILAIVAILLLIFGYNFLKGQNLLDNNRTFYAVYDNVEGLAPASDVTINGLNIGKVVAIEFLDQTGNLLVTFEVDSDFEFSKQSVAKIYGGSLIGGKSLAIEPKYEGPKAVSGDTLNGVIDTGMMELVNELLPPLQSKIEGTIVSADSLLQAVNSVLDPGTRQNLRNTIASLSATATQFQGASKSLNEILVTNRDKLDRTFSNLDEMSSNFAKISDTLSQVEVGRLVANLEKVVNDFQGIANNLKEGKGTAGKLLQDEQVYDNLEGATRQLEQLLQDLKLNPKRYVHFSLFGKNNKEYTPPQDSLR, encoded by the coding sequence TTGAAATTAACTAGAGAGGTTAAAACCGCAATTCTGGCCATTGTCGCCATTCTCCTACTCATTTTTGGCTACAATTTCCTGAAGGGTCAAAATCTACTCGACAATAACCGCACCTTCTATGCTGTCTATGACAATGTGGAAGGGTTGGCACCCGCTTCAGACGTCACCATCAATGGATTGAATATCGGGAAAGTAGTGGCCATTGAATTTCTGGACCAGACTGGAAATTTATTAGTCACCTTTGAAGTGGATAGTGATTTTGAATTTTCCAAACAAAGTGTCGCTAAGATCTACGGAGGTAGTCTCATTGGAGGGAAATCTCTCGCTATTGAACCTAAATATGAAGGCCCTAAAGCCGTTTCCGGAGATACCTTAAACGGGGTGATCGACACCGGAATGATGGAGTTAGTCAACGAGTTGCTTCCACCCTTGCAAAGCAAGATCGAAGGGACTATCGTTAGTGCTGATTCTTTGTTACAGGCTGTGAATTCTGTTTTAGATCCCGGTACACGACAAAATCTACGCAACACCATTGCCAGTCTGAGTGCAACGGCTACTCAGTTTCAAGGGGCTTCTAAATCGCTTAATGAGATCCTGGTGACCAACCGAGATAAATTGGACCGCACCTTTAGCAACCTGGATGAAATGTCTTCCAATTTTGCCAAAATCAGTGATACCTTGTCGCAAGTAGAGGTGGGCCGACTCGTAGCTAATCTGGAAAAGGTAGTCAATGATTTTCAAGGCATTGCCAACAACCTGAAAGAAGGTAAGGGAACTGCCGGAAAATTGTTGCAGGATGAACAGGTTTATGATAACCTGGAGGGAGCTACACGCCAGTTGGAGCAGCTGCTTCAAGATCTTAAGTTGAATCCGAAGCGTTACGTGCATTTCTCCCTTTTTGGAAAAAATAATAAAGAGTATACACCACCTCAGGATAGTTTACGTTAA
- a CDS encoding N-acetylmuramoyl-L-alanine amidase codes for MPKLRLLFDLKNKKEKKGIKVGPSKAIDDMWSKREFRGLILISLCFFAFAKADPVSAQAGKKPFTVVLDAGHGGKDPGKPSKAGYREKDIALKIVLALGKELEKQDDIKIVYTRKTDTFIDLTERGNIANKAEADLFVSIHCNAHYSQAYGAETYVLGLHANDQNLKVAQAENEVIFLEENYEEKYAKYDLNSPESMIGLTLMQEEFLDQSIELASLIQDQFRVQLKRKDRSVKQAAFVVLLQTVMPSVLVETGFITNTQEGKYLASARGQEEMARAMAQAIRTYKANVEANEDLGVVRVEPAAEVVYEDVIFKVQLAASSRALDPEPYNFKGLKELSRMKEGELYKYFYGATSSYTDIQRKLKEARAAGYGTAFIVSFDRNGIKVPIKEVLN; via the coding sequence GTGCCAAAATTACGCCTATTATTTGACCTCAAAAATAAGAAGGAGAAAAAAGGCATCAAAGTAGGGCCCTCCAAGGCAATAGATGATATGTGGAGTAAACGAGAGTTCCGGGGATTAATTCTAATTAGTTTATGTTTTTTCGCTTTCGCGAAAGCGGACCCTGTCTCCGCACAGGCAGGGAAAAAGCCATTTACTGTAGTGCTTGACGCGGGACACGGAGGCAAAGATCCTGGTAAACCTTCTAAAGCGGGCTATCGGGAAAAGGACATCGCCTTAAAGATCGTGTTGGCTCTGGGTAAGGAGCTCGAAAAGCAGGACGACATCAAGATCGTATACACCCGTAAAACAGACACCTTTATTGACTTGACCGAGCGGGGGAATATCGCGAATAAAGCCGAAGCTGATCTGTTCGTCTCCATTCATTGTAATGCGCACTATTCACAGGCCTACGGTGCAGAGACCTATGTACTGGGTCTACACGCCAACGATCAGAACCTCAAAGTAGCTCAGGCGGAGAACGAGGTGATCTTTCTAGAAGAGAACTACGAAGAAAAATACGCCAAATACGATCTGAATTCCCCCGAAAGTATGATCGGCCTGACGCTGATGCAGGAGGAGTTCTTAGACCAATCCATTGAGCTTGCCAGCTTGATTCAAGATCAATTCAGGGTGCAATTGAAACGAAAGGACCGCAGTGTGAAACAGGCGGCCTTTGTTGTTCTGTTGCAAACCGTCATGCCCAGTGTTTTGGTAGAGACCGGATTTATCACCAATACCCAAGAAGGGAAGTACCTGGCATCTGCGCGCGGACAGGAAGAAATGGCCAGGGCCATGGCTCAGGCCATACGGACCTATAAGGCCAATGTGGAGGCGAACGAAGATTTAGGGGTAGTACGAGTAGAGCCAGCAGCAGAAGTGGTCTATGAGGATGTGATTTTCAAGGTGCAATTGGCGGCCAGTAGCCGGGCTTTGGATCCCGAGCCCTATAATTTCAAAGGTTTGAAGGAGCTTTCCCGAATGAAGGAAGGAGAACTATATAAGTATTTCTATGGGGCCACGTCGAGCTACACCGACATTCAGCGGAAGTTAAAGGAAGCACGCGCAGCGGGTTACGGTACGGCCTTTATCGTATCCTTTGATCGTAACGGGATCAAAGTGCCGATCAAAGAGGTTCTAAATTAA